The genomic DNA CGTCAAACGCGACCTCGGGCCCGTGGATCTGCTGATCTACTCGCTCGCGTCGCCCAGACGAACGCACCCGACGACCGGCGTCGTCCATACGTCGGTGCTCAAGCCCGTTGGCGCATCGGAACGGATCAAGAGCCTCGACCTGAACTCCGGCGAGGTTACGTTCGTCGAGATGCCGCCGGCGACTCAGAGCGAGATCGACGACACGGTCGCCGTCATGGGCGGTGAGGATTTCGGTCTGTGGACGCGGGCGCTGCTCGACGAAGGTCTGCTGGCGCAGGGCGCGCGAGCCGTCGCGTTCTCATACACCGGACCTGAACTCACTCAGGGGATTTACCGACGGGGCACGATTGGGCGAGCCAAGGAGCATCTCGAAGCGACGACACGGGACCTGAACGACCAGCTACGGCGGTCCGTGGGAGGACAGGCGCTGGTCTCCGTGAACAAAGCCGTCGTGACACAGGCGAGCGCGGCGATTCCCGCGGTTCCGCTCTATCTCAGCATGCTCTATCCCGTCATGAGGGATCGAGCCGCACACGAGGATCCGATCGAGCAGATGAACCGTCTGTTACGCGATCACGTTGGACCCGGTCGTGACGCTACACTCGATGACGACGGGCGCATTCGACTCGACGATCGCGAGATGCGCGTGGATATACAAGAGGAGATCGCGAGGCGATGGGTCGAGGTCACAAACGAGAACCTGGGTCGTCTGGCGGACGTAGACGGCTACCGGAGCGAATTCCGACGACTGTTCGGATTCG from Candidatus Poribacteria bacterium includes the following:
- a CDS encoding trans-2-enoyl-CoA reductase family protein, which encodes MPLQTVEPRIRGFICTNAHPDGCRENLRSQVRVTASLGAAGDGLNVLVVGASTGYGLAARIAAAFGFGARTVGVFFERPSGDGRTASAGYYNSVAFHEAACQNGLYASSLNGDAFSDDLKRQTLGIVKRDLGPVDLLIYSLASPRRTHPTTGVVHTSVLKPVGASERIKSLDLNSGEVTFVEMPPATQSEIDDTVAVMGGEDFGLWTRALLDEGLLAQGARAVAFSYTGPELTQGIYRRGTIGRAKEHLEATTRDLNDQLRRSVGGQALVSVNKAVVTQASAAIPAVPLYLSMLYPVMRDRAAHEDPIEQMNRLLRDHVGPGRDATLDDDGRIRLDDREMRVDIQEEIARRWVEVTNENLGRLADVDGYRSEFRRLFGFEVDGVDYGAATEVDRYLP